A section of the Phaseolus vulgaris cultivar G19833 chromosome 8, P. vulgaris v2.0, whole genome shotgun sequence genome encodes:
- the LOC137825825 gene encoding uncharacterized protein has translation MGDHMNKDMQEKPILLSLEDLYQGIPDESVNLTFQHLAQVNNTSEKNTKPTTTLTPSRSLAKLPSLDFTKGLQGNFTHHHDQHHVQQHFGHAESSPWGHPGHFNHHAAAGSKRSPQCMTSGDDHSKYGVSFDGVSAASGRGSRRPRPGIPHSKICATCNTYTYIFRTRCLVCGRVYCRQCVEIGMGEMVEGRKCIQCLGLRFSHRYIERAGNVGCCSWRYPKTLKQVELKCAEKGPRRSGRRYDHSGMGNSRSRSPVSPRRSHGVATNELSFVNSSSFSPFSPHYSLPL, from the exons ATGGGTGATCACATGAATAAGGACATGCAGGAAAAACCAATCTTACTATCTCTTGAAGATTTGTACCAAGGAATCCCTGATGAATCCGTTAACCTCACCTTTCAACACCTTGCTCAAGTCAACAACACATCAGAGAAGAACACAAAACCCACAACAACCCTAACACCGTCACGCTCTCTGGCCAAACTACCTAGTCTTGATTTCACCAAAGGCTTGCAAGGTAATTTTACTCATCACCATGATCAACACCACGTACAACAACACTTTGGCCATGCAGAGTCTTCACCATGGGGTCATCCTGGTCACTTTAACCACCATGCTGCTGCTGGTTCAAAAAGAAGTCCCCAATGCATGACCAGTGGAGATGATCATTCCAAGTATGGCGTGAGCTTTGATGGTGTGAGTGCTGCTTCGGGAAGAGGTAGCCGAAGACCACGACCTGGGATTCCGCACTCTAAGATTTGCGCAACTTGCAATACCTATACTTATATATTCCGCACTAGATGCCTG GTGTGCGGGAGGGTTTATTGCAGACAATGTGTAGAAATAGGAATGGGGGAGATGGTAGAAGGAAGAAAGTGTATTCAGTGCCTTGGATTGAGATTCAGCCATAG GTATATAGAAAGAGCAGGGAATGTAGGATGCTGTAGCTGGAGGTATCCAAAGACATTGAAACAGGTTGAGCTAAAGTGTGCTGAGAAAGGACCAAGAAGGAGTGGAAGGAGGTATGATCATAGTGGGATGGGAAACTCAAGATCTCGAAGTCCTGTTAGCCCAAGAAGGAGCCATGGTGTTGCTACCAATGAACTTTCTTTTGTCAATTCCTCATCCTTTTCTCCTTTCTCACCACATTACAGCCTCCCTCTATAA
- the LOC137825908 gene encoding B3 domain-containing transcription repressor VAL1-like → MEVEVCMNGACKNGYAREWKKGWPLRSGGFARLCDKCGSAYANSIFCEKFHLHQTGWRECDFCNKSIHCGCIISRFSFEYLDFGGIRCSSCLKATQLPLIQETGNSIRPIRSVKNHAEHIDDRLFLDGCSKRKLMHMRSIVDGRESSRWPQAKRDDIDSCIDLNREDMRFSNVMKPSNHSLKFTTLENNRPSWESRSMHRSSSLNISLGDSSGNSVLPSALEIAEGRFEGKTSSSSFHQGKRSLSMMPKPLINAITINMETSNGMVSQERVARPPTDGKGRNMLLSRYWPRITDQELQQLSGDLKSTIVPLFEKVLSASDAGRIGRLVLPKSCAEAYFPPISQSEGLPLHMKDVKGNEWTFQFRFWPNNNSRMYVLEGVTPCIQALQLNAGDIVIFSRIDPGGKFVLGFRRASDSIDSQVDGSAAHSNVFSTKKTTFSGATANMHPGNSYHDLLQTRKGNGDPYLNRCSEHFRLGTGIADCLRTENFEMVNNDLVQLPISVSEKTQNIGPVCKRLLVHNEDAMELRVTWEEAQGLLCPAPSVKSSIVTIEDQEFEEYEEPPVFGKRTTINARSSGSLSFASEETSPQELDNILVTNKDSKKRRIMEKPGDSSGGATTKHARHRSGCICIVCIKPPSGKGRHRATCTCPACITVKRRLDTLMTRQQQWQSEGEADGSQNDDIYEEGELSAGQIDLNCRPNHDEDMQVDI, encoded by the exons ATGGAGGTCGAGGTTTGCATGAACGGTGCGTGCAAGAATGGCTACGCGAGAGAGTGGAAGAAAGGGTGGCCTCTGCGATCGGGTGGATTCGCCAGGCTCTGCGATAAGTGCGG ATCTGCATATGCCAATTCAATTTTCTGTGAAAAATTCCACCTGCATCAAACTGGTTGGAGAGAGTGCGATTTTTGCAACAAG TCTATCCACTGTGGATGCATAATATCAAGGTTTTCTTTTGAGTACCTTGATTTTGGAGGTATACGTTGCTCATCCTGTCTAAAGGCTACTCAACTTCCTCTG ATACAGGAAACTGGAAACTCTATCAGGCCTATTAGATCAGTAAAAAATCATGCTGAACATATTGATGATAGACTATTCCTCGATGGTTGTAGCAAAAGAAAACTTATGCACATGCGAAGCATTGTTGATGGTAGAGAATCCAGCCGGTGGCCTCAAGCTAAGAGAGATGACATAGATTCATGTATTGATCTAAACAGGGAAGACATGAGATTTTCAAATGTGATGAAACCGAGTAATCATTCATTAAAATTTACTACATTAGAAAATAATAGACCATCATGGGAGAGTAGAAGTATGCACAGATCAAGTTCATTGAATATTTCTCTGGGAGATTCATCAGGAAACTCTGTGCTACCTTCTGCTTTAGAGATTGCAGAAGGGAGATTTGAGGGTAAAACATCATCATCTTCCTTTCATCAAGGGAAAAGATCTCTCTCCATGATGCCTAAACCATTGATAAATGCAATAACCATAAATATGGAAACAAGCAATGGCATGGTCTCTCAAGAGCGTGTTGCACGGCCACCTACTGATGGAAAAGGCAGGAATATGTTACTTTCTCGTTACTGGCCTCGGATTACTGATCAAGAGCTTCAGCAATTGTCCGGAGA TTTGAAGTCTACTATAGTGCCTTTATTTGAGAAGGTACTGAGTGCCAGTGATGCAGGTCGAATTGGTCGTCTTGTTCTCCCAAAATCTTGCGCTGAG GCCTACTTTCCTCCTATTTCACAATCAGAAGGTCTTCCTTTGCATATGAAAGATGTGAAGGGAAATGAGTGGACATTTCAGTTTAGATTTTGGCCTAATAACAACAGTAGGATGTATGTATTAGAGGGTGTAACCCCTTGCATACAGGCCTTGCAATTAAATGCTGGCGACATTG TGATATTTAGTCGGATAGATCCTGGAGGCAAATTTGTTTTGGGGTTTAGAAGGGCATCAGATTCTATAGATTCACAGGTT GATGGCTCTGCTGCACATTCCAATGTTTTTTCAACAAAGAAAACAACCTTTTCTGGTGCAACTGCAAATATGCACCCAGGAAATAGTTATCATGATCTACTCCAGACAAGGAAAGGGAATGGTGATCCTTACTTAAATAGATGTTCAGAGCATTTCCGTTTGGGTACTGGAATTGCTGATTGTCTTCGAACTGAAAATTTTGAGATGGTAAACAACGATTTGGTGCAACTTCCAATTTCAGTTTCAGAGAAGACTCAAAATATTGGGCCTGTGTGTAAGAGGTTGCTCGTACATAATGAAGATGCCATGGAGTTGAGAGTTACATGGGAAGAAGCTCAGGGCTTGCTTTGTCCGGCGCCCAGTGTCAAGTCCAGTATTGTAACAATTGAGGACCAAGAATTTGAGGAATATGAG GAACCCCCAGTCTTTGGAAAGAGAACTACAATAAATGCTCGTTCATCAGG GTCTTTGAGCTTTGCATCAGAGGAAACGAGTCCACAGGAATTAGATAATATTCTGGTAACCAATAAAG ATTCAAAAAAGCGAAGAATTATGGAAAAA CCTGGTGATTCATCAGGTGGAGCCACCACGAAACATGCAAGGCACCGTTCTGGTTGCATTTGCATTGTGTGCATTAAACCTCCAAGTGGAAAAGGGAGACATAGAGCAACATGCACTTGCCCTGCATGCATCACTGTGAAACGCCGTTTGGACACACTTATGACGCGTCAGCAGCAATGGCAATCAGAAGGTGAAGCAGATGGTAGCCAGAATGATGATATTTACGAGGAGGGTGAACTCAGTGCAGGACAAATAGACCTGAATTGTCGTCCCAATCATGATGAAGACATGCAAGTGGATATATGA
- the LOC137823724 gene encoding trans-cinnamate 4-monooxygenase has protein sequence MDLLLLEKTLLGLFLSAVVAIAVSKLRGKRFKLPPGPLPVPVFGNWLQVGDDLNHRNLTGLAKRFGDIFLLRMGQRNLVVVSSPDLAKEVLHTQGVEFGSRTRNVVFDIFTGEGQDMVFTVYGEHWRKMRRIMTVPFFTNKVVQQYRHGWEAEAGAVVDDVRKNPDAAVSGVVIRRRLQLMMYNNMYRIMFDRRFESEEDPLFQRLRALNGERSRLAQSFEYNYGDFIPILRPFLKGYLKICKEVKETRLKLFKDYFVDERKNIGSTKSTNNEGLKCAIDHILDAQKKGEINEDNVLYIVENINVAAIETTLWSIEWGIAELVNHPEIQQKAREEMDRVLGAGHQVTEPDIQKLPYLQAVVKETLRLRMAIPLLVPHMNLHDAKLGGFDIPAESKILVNAWWLANNPAHWKKPEEFRPERFFEEEAHVEANGNDFRYLPFGVGRRSCPGIILALPILGITLGRLIQNFELLPPPGQSQIDTSEKGGQFSLHILKHSTIVAKPRSF, from the exons ATGGATCTCCTCCTCCTGGAGAAGACCCTCCTCGGCCTCTTCCTCTCGGCGGTGGTAGCCATTGCCGTCTCCAAGCTCCGCGGCAAGCGCTTCAAGCTCCCGCCGGGCCCACTCCCCGTCCCCGTCTTTGGCAACTGGCTCCAGGTCGGCGATGACCTCAACCACCGCAACCTCACCGGACTCGCAAAGCGCTTCGGCGACATCTTCCTCCTCCGCATGGGGCAGCGCAACCTGGTCGTGGTTTCCTCGCCGGACCTCGCCAAAGAGGTGCTGCATACGCAGGGCGTGGAGTTCGGCTCCCGCACCCGCAACGTCGTTTTCGACATCTTCACCGGCGAGGGCCAGGACATGGTCTTCACCGTCTACGGCGAGCACTGGCGCAAGATGCGCCGCATCATGACCGTCCCCTTCTTCACTAACAAGGTCGTCCAGCAGTACCGCCACGGCTGGGAAGCCGAGGCCGGCGCCGTCGTCGACGACGTCAGGAAGAACCCCGACGCCGCCGTCTCCGGCGTCGTCATCCGCCGCAGGCTCCAGCTCATGATGTACAACAACATGTACCGCATCATGTTCGACCGGAGATTCGAGAGCGAGGAGGACCCTCTGTTCCAGCGTCTGAGAGCGCTGAACGGCGAGAGGAGTCGCTTGGCGCAGAGCTTCGAGTATAACTATGGCGATTTCATTCCCATCTTGAGACCCTTCTTGAAGGGTTACTTGAAGATTTGCAAGGAGGTGAAAGAAACGAGGTTGAAGCTTTTCAAGGATTACTTCGTTGACGAGAGGAA GAATATTGGAAGCACGAAGAGCACCAACAACGAAGGACTTAAATGTGCTATTGATCACATTTTGGATGCTCAGAAAAAGGGCGAGATCAACGAAGACAACGTCCTTTACATTGTCGAGAACATCAACGTTGCTG CAATTGAAACGACTCTGTGGTCAATTGAATGGGGTATTGCTGAGCTTGTGAACCACCCAGAGATCCAGCAGAAAGCGAGGGAGGAGATGGACAGAGTTCTTGGAGCAGGGCACCAGGTGACTGAGCCAGATATCCAAAAGCTTCCGTACCTTCAAGCAGTGGTGAAGGAAACCCTTCGTCTTAGAATGGCCATCCCTCTCCTTGTCCCACACATGAACCTCCACGATGCTAAGCTTGGTGGCTTTGACATCCCAGCTGAGAGCAAGATTTTGGTGAATGCATGGTGGCTGGCCAACAACCCTGCACACTGGAAGAAGCCAGAAGAGTTCAGGCCTGAGAGGTTCTTCGAAGAGGAAGCCCATGTGGAAGCCAATGGCAATGACTTCAGGTACCTTCCCTTTGGTGTTGGCAGAAGAAGCTGCCCCGGAATCATTCTTGCATTGCCCATTCTTGGCATCACTTTGGGACGTTTGATCCAAAACTTTGAGCTTTTGCCTCCACCTGGGCAGTCCCAGATTGACACTAGTGAGAAAGGAGGACAGTTTAGCTTGCACATACTAAAGCATTCCACCATTGTTGCAAAGCCAAGGTCATTTTAG
- the LOC137823725 gene encoding probable O-methyltransferase 3 → MESREEDQSAKLLRAQTHVWNHIFSFINSMSLKCIVDLGIPDIIHNHGQPMSLSNLISSLPIHSSKTHFIHRLMRIMVHSGFFSQHNPTENELELKYALTDSSLLLLKSNAMSVTPFLQAMLDPVMTNPWNQFSNWFKNGNPTTFEMENGKPFWEYASCDPRFNILFNDAMASDAQLVTSLVTEKCKGVFMGLESLVDVGGGTGIMGKAIAKSFPQLECTVFDLPHVVSGLQGSENLKYVGGDMFEAIPPADAILLKWILHDWSDEECVNILKKCKEALSRKGKEGKVIIIDMVVDKEMKDDESFETQLFFDILMMVLLTGKERNKKEWVKLFSSAGFNNYKITPFVGSRSLIEIYP, encoded by the exons ATGGAATCCCGTGAAGAAGATCAATCTGCAAAACTACTGAGAGCTCAAACACATGTATGGAATCATATTTTTAGCTTCATAAACTCCATGTCCCTTAAGTGTATTGTTGACTTAGGCATACCAGACATCATACACAACCATGGCCAACCCATGTCCCTCTCAAACCTCATTTCTTCACTGCCCATTCACTCATCCAAAACTCATTTCATCCATCGCTTGATGCGAATCATGGTCCATTCTGGTTTCTTCTCTCAACACAATCCCACCGAGAATGAGCTTGAACTCAAGTATGCACTCACTGATTCCTCTTTACTTCTGCTTAAGAGCAATGCAATGAGTGTCACACCTTTCTTGCAGGCCATGCTTGATCCAGTCATGACAAATCCATGGAATCAATTTTCTAATTGGTTCAAAAATGGCAATCCTACAACATTTGAAATGGAAAATGGGAAGCCGTTTTGGGAGTATGCTAGCTGTGATCCCAGATTTAATATCTTATTCAATGATGCCATGGCAAGTGATGCTCAATTAGTCACTAGTTTGGTGACTGAGAAATGCAAAGGGGTGTTCATGGGACTGGAGTCATTGGTTGATGTTGGGGGAGGTACAGGAATCATGGGAAAGGCCATTGCCAAATCGTTCCCTCAGTTGGAATGCACTGTATTTGATCTTCCACATGTTGTTTCTGGCTTGCAAGGAAGTGAGAACCTTAAATATGTTGGAGGGGACATGTTTGAGGCAATTCCTCCAGCTGATGCCATTTTGTTGAAG TGGATATTACATGACTGGAGTGATGAGGAGTGTGTGAACATATTGAAGAAATGCAAGGAAGCGTTATCGAGGAAAGGCAAGGAAGGGAAGGTGATAATCATAGACATGGTGGTGGACAAAGAAATGAAAGATGATGAATCATTTGAAACACAGCTCTTCTTTGATATATTGATGATGGTGTTGCTCACAGGAAAGGAAAGAAACAAGAAGGAATGGGTTAAGTTGTTTTCCTCAGCTGGTTTTAATAACTACAAGATAACTCCCTTTGTGGGATCAAGATCTCTCATTGAGATCTATCCATAG
- the LOC137825648 gene encoding transcription factor RF2b-like gives MQDPSSNPNSNPNPHNANAASQPPRPSPSTAATTAGASSSSIFPRSGGTHHRRAHSEVSFRLPDDMMDLSPSDPFAGGSSTASMEEIGSEDDLFSTYIDVDKLGGANGSGAAGNGVDPTGDREKSPARARHRHSSSVDDSSFGEIMEAKKAMPPDKLAELWTVDPKRAKRILANRQSAARSKERKARYIQELERKVQTLQTEATTLSAQLTLYQRDTTGLSTENTELKLRLQAMEQQAQLRDALNEALKKEVERLKLATGEMMSHTESFNLGMHHIPFTGSTFSPILSQSGPSGHQNIHLSFGHSPSTMPTHQLHQTSSHPLSEILQNDQLGRFQGLDISSKGSTVVKSEGPSLSASESSTTF, from the exons ATGCAAGATCCATCTTCAAACCCTAATTCCAATCCCAATCCTCACAATGCCAATGCCGCATCCCAGCCACCGCGACCATCGCCGTCCACGGCGGCAACCACCGCTGGCGCCTCCTCATCCTCGATTTTCCCACGCTCCGGTGGGACTCACCACCGGCGAGCACACTCGGAGGTGAGTTTCCGGCTTCCGGACGACATGATGGACCTTTCGCCGTCGGATCCGTTTGCCGGCGGGTCGTCGACGGCGAGCATGGAGGAGATCGGATCCGAGGATGACCTGTTCTCAACGTACATTGACGTGGACAAGCTGGGAGGTGCAAACGGGTCGGGCGCTGCGGGAAACGGAGTGGATCCGACCGGAGATCGGGAGAAGAGTCCGGCGAGGGCGCGGCACCGGCACAGTAGTTCCGTCGATGACTCTTCGTTCGGAGAAATTATGGAAGCGAAGAAAGCTATGCCTCCTGATAAGTTAGCTGAGCTATGGACAGTTGATCCCAAGCGTGCTAAGAG AATACTTGCAAATCGGCAATCTGCTGCTCGATCTAAAGAGAGAAAAGCTCGCTATATACAAGAACTCGAGCGTAAGGTTCAAACACTTCAGACGGAAGCCACGACTCTTTCTGCCCAATTGACATTATACCAG AGGGACACAACAGGCCTGAGTACTGAAAATACAGAGCTTAAGCTTCGTCTGCAAGCCATGGAGCAGCAGGCACAGCTTCGTGATG CTCTTAATGAAGCATTGAAAAAGGAAGTTGAGAGACTTAAACTTGCTACTGGTGAGATGATGAGCCACACTGAATCCTTTAATTTGGGAATGCACCATATTCCGTTTACAGGATCAACTTTCAGTCCAATCCTGTCACAATCAGGTCCTTCTGGTCACCAGAACATCCACTTATCATTTGGTCACTCCCCGTCCACAATGCCAACTCATCAACTGCATCAAACAAGTTCTCATCCACTATCAGAAATATTGCAAAATGACCAGCTCGGTCGTTTCCAGGGGCTTGACATTAGTAGCAAAGGATCAACTGTGGTGAAGTCTGAAGGCCCCTCACTTTCTGCAAGTGAGAGTAGCACGACATTTTGA